One region of Corvus moneduloides isolate bCorMon1 chromosome 15, bCorMon1.pri, whole genome shotgun sequence genomic DNA includes:
- the LOC116451689 gene encoding thymosin beta-12-like translates to MSDKPDFAEIETFDKTKLKKTETREKNPLPTKETIEQEKQSESTA, encoded by the exons ATGTCCGACAAACCAGATTTTGCAGAAATTGAAACATTTGACAAGACCAAGCTGAAGAAgacagaaaccagagagaaaaatccaCTGCCCACTAAAGAAA CTATtgaacaggaaaagcaaagtgaaagTACAGCCTGA